Below is a window of Oreochromis aureus strain Israel breed Guangdong linkage group 4, ZZ_aureus, whole genome shotgun sequence DNA.
AGCAACTCTCTCTTTTGTATTCAAACAGAGTGATGTTACCTGATACAAGCTTTCATGTCAAAAGGTTAATTGATGATTAGAAAAATCCTTTAAACAGCAAACAGAAAGATGTGTGAGCCCCCAGTGGGCGAGAGCAAAAGGACAAGTACATCCAACTGTGTAGTTTTGGGCAGCCGTCACATTTGATGAATCCAAGTGTGAGTTTTCAGGAAAAGCCAAAGATTTTCTGGGTGACTTCAAGCTTTTGCACAGCAATTAAGAACACCCTCTGGCTCTTTTGAGTCAAACTGTTCCAGGAACTATGTGATGGATCCCCGAGCAGAGAATAAAAGTTCCTTTGACGTGTTgatgaatgaaaaacacacatattTCTCATGTTCAATCCACTTGCTAATCATTTTTTATATGGATGCTTAACACACTTGCCTTAAATGCCAAAGAGCCCTGGTTTATTTCTAGGAAAGGACACAAACCCAGCATCAGGAGGGTCACAAGCTAAGGGACGAGCCTGATTAAATGAGATTGCGATTGCGTCAGGAAAGGCATCCAATGTACTGAATCAAACATGCGGATCCATCCGCTGTGATGACCTCTTAAAAGGTCAAAAAAAAGGGAGCAACTGAAAGTTCCAGATGAGGATCATAAAAAATAATCCAAGTTGCCGCAATCAACAAGCTACAAGTAACAACTAACAACCAACAAAATGAGatcaatttaaaaaaggaactTAAAAAATATCAACTAAGTTTAGTTAAAATCTAACAAacttacaaaaaacaaatttgaGTTTCCAAAGATCTCTGTAGTGACAAATGAGTGTCTCCACAGATGCAGCAGTTTTCTCTAATAACGCTGTTTAAACAGTGAATTGGTGTTAATGGCTCTGAAAGCCCTTCGACAGACTGGCGAGCTGCCCGGGCTGTATCGTGCCTTTTGCTTTGTGCCAGCTGGGATTTGCTCCAGTCACCCTCCAATTGCTCCCAGAATTAGATAAGCCGAAGGAAATGCATGGGTGAGTTTTCAAAGCACTATAATTTGGCtctgtaaaatataaagaatattaaataataataaaatacaagttCAATTGATGCTAACAACCATCAAACCAGCTGGGAATTTCCAAATCATTGCACAACATCTGCTTTATGCCTTTCCGGGGACACTTGATTTACAGTAACGTAAGGAATTTTGTCTTAAACAGCCATAACTTGGGAGAAATTTCTTTTAGGAAACTTGCGCTGCTGAAACATCAGATTAGCGTAGGCTGAATTCTAGGATGAGGTTTTTCTAGGGAACAAGACACTGGATGTTTACActcatcactttcatcaaatttaagGAATGATTTCAGGGCCAGTGAGGGCACAAGGAGCGACTACATCAACTAAAGTGTCCCCACATATTTCACGtctatataaataataacaaattagCCAATATCTGAATAATATCGATGCTTAAACCCACCTTTGGTGACATAAAGATAGAAGAAGTCACAGTAGAGGACAGTCTGGACCACACCAGCCACTATGGCAATCATGTCAAAGAAGCCCTCAAAGTAGAAACGCCAGATCCAGTTGAAGAGGTAAAGGGCCCGATACAGCCCCAGGCAGAACAGGTAGTGGGTGGTGATCGTCTCAGCCTCCCCGGTCTTGCTGATCATGAAGAGCTGAGGCAGAATTGCCACCGACTCCAGATAGATGGAGAACGTCCACAGGATCTGAAGAAGATGTTTACATATTCAGGAAcacaattttacatttattccCAAAGTGTCTGGTT
It encodes the following:
- the kdelr2a gene encoding ER lumen protein-retaining receptor 2 isoform X1: MNIFRLTGDLSHLAAIIILLLKIWKSRSCAGISGKSQILFALVFTTRYLDLFTSFISLYNTSMKVIYIGCAYATVYLIYAKFRATYDGNHDSFRVEFLVVPVGGLSVLINHDFSPLEILWTFSIYLESVAILPQLFMISKTGEAETITTHYLFCLGLYRALYLFNWIWRFYFEGFFDMIAIVAGVVQTVLYCDFFYLYVTKEPNYSALKTHPCISFGLSNSGSNWRVTGANPSWHKAKGTIQPGQLASLSKGFQSH